The Desulfosporosinus acidiphilus SJ4 genome has a window encoding:
- a CDS encoding prepilin peptidase yields MSRLVYFHWLVQFLFVLLILGLSITDYCTMRLPDKFTIPLLGIGLLNAFLDGPQNGLFSLMTVLGFGLVFWLIAKAFPQDMGLGDVTFVTALSLFFGFPLIVPVIILACLTGLLTGTGLLRIRKTSLKQQLPFGPYLSFGSLIVLVWGNKILTIIGRF; encoded by the coding sequence ATGAGTCGTTTAGTTTATTTTCATTGGTTAGTACAGTTCCTCTTTGTCCTGCTAATTCTCGGTTTGTCTATTACAGACTACTGCACCATGCGGCTGCCGGATAAATTTACGATTCCCTTACTGGGAATAGGGCTTCTCAATGCTTTTCTGGATGGCCCTCAAAACGGATTGTTTAGTTTGATGACAGTGTTGGGATTCGGTCTGGTATTTTGGCTTATTGCTAAAGCCTTTCCCCAGGATATGGGCCTCGGAGATGTCACATTTGTTACGGCTCTCAGCTTATTTTTTGGGTTTCCCTTAATCGTTCCTGTAATTATTTTAGCCTGCTTAACCGGCTTACTAACGGGAACAGGTTTGCTGCGAATCCGTAAGACGAGTCTAAAACAGCAGCTGCCTTTTGGCCCATACTTGAGTTTCGGCTCTTTGATCGTGCTGGTATGGGGCAACAAGATCCTAACTATTATAGGGCGTTTTTAG